A segment of the Odoribacter splanchnicus DSM 20712 genome:
GGTTTGCAGTACCTGATCGGGAGCAGCATATACATCACATCCGCGGCCCAGTTCACAGGGATTGTGGAATACGGTTTTCAGCTCGCTTTGATGTGGGGTGATGAGTTTATTCCGAATCAGGTCGTTCAGGTATTCGGTGTGGTGCATGACCTTTAGGTTCAATCGGTATTCTTCCCGGAAAGTCTTGTAACAGATCGGGCAGGAAGTGACCAGTAATCCGGCCCCTGAGTTCTCGATCCGGGCTTTGTTTTTTTCCACGATCACCGAAGCGGCACTGTGGTTACCAGCCAGCATCATAGGCCGGCCACAACAGATACCTGTCTGTTGGTCGATAAAGGTGTAATCGACCCCGGCTTTCCGGAAGATATGTTCCATGGCCTGGATAACGGATGGGGTGAGGTGCCCCATACAACCGGCGAAATAAGCTACTTTGGCCGGGAGGGCCGGTTGGGGCTGAATGTAGTCGTAGGTCGATTTTGTAATATGGGTGTAATCGGTACGTTGGCTTAACCGTAATGCATTCAGTTTCAGATCTACCGGGCAGGCTGCCTCACAACGTCCGCACATCAGACAGTCCGCTATTTGTACGGTATGTTCTTTTTCATGACGTAGTTTTTTCAAGAAATAAACCGGCTGGGTATCGGTGTGACCGAGAGAAGTGCCGAGCTGACAGCGGTCGATACAAATACCGCAACGCGAACAGGAATAGAGTTGAAACTGACTGATTCCTGTAAATTGTTTCCCTTGTTTGATTCCCCAGTTTTTCAGAAAAATATAAACGATTTCTGTCGGGATATGCATATACCGGGAAAAGGGAAGAAGCAGGAAAAAAAGCCCTAAAGCCGAAGAATAAGCCCACCAGGCCGGATAAGCGAGCGATTCGATCGGTAAGAAAGTGTCGAAAAAATTACCTGCCGAATGAGTCAGAAAACTGCCTCCTCCGCGTACTCCACTGGTGAAACTCTCAGCCAGAAAGCGAAGAGGGAATATTAACCACAATACCGTGAGGATGAGTAAGTCGAAAGGACGATGATTGGTTGTTTTTTTCAAACCAAGTGCTTTGGAATACATTCGTTTCAGAAAAGCCAGAGTCAATCCGGAGAGGATCATCAACAAGATCAGATCCATCAGGAAAGCAAAAGTGCTGCTATAGGGAAATGTTTCCTGTGCCGGATGAAAATAACGGAAAAATATAGCAAAATAAGGTGGATTGAAAATACTGGTATGGTACACCAACGACTCGATTTTACCCACAACGATCAGCAAAAACCAACCTAATCCGAAACACATGTGCATATATCCCAGAAAAGGATTGGTACGGAAGATTTTATGATGTACAAGACTTTCCAGGAATACTTCTTTACCGGCTTTCAGGGTTTTCAGGCTGAAAAGATTTCGCCGGATCGTTCGTTTGTCTTCTGGAGAAAAGGTACGAATCCAACGGGCATATTTGATGACCAGATAGATCAGGAGGATATTCAGACCGATAGTGAAAGGAAGTACAAAAGGATCGTAATACATAGTTAAAAAAGTAAAAGGTAAAGAGCTAAAGGCTGTTTATATATTTGAGCATGGTTAGGATCATGCGCCGGGTATCTACTCCCCGGGGACAAACCAGCAGACATTTTCCACACAACATACATTTTTGGAGGTGCTCACCGACTTCTTTGGTTTCACCCCGTTTCACCAGCATTTGCAGTTTACGGATATTGAATTCGGTCAGGTTGCTGGCGGTACAAGTGGCCGAACAGCCTCCGCATCCGATACAGAGCTTGCTACTGGGAACCTCGGTCGTCATGGCCGTTACCAGACTTTTATCATTTTTATCATAATCGATGACCCGCGCTTCAGATATTGAAAAACCCCAAAAGTTCATAGAAATTCAGCTTCGAAGATTAATGCTTGTTTTCGTTATTTTTCAGATATTCTCCGATAGTGATCGCTGCAGAACGTGCATCGGTGAGTGTGTCGGTCAGGTTCATGGGAGAGGAGCTGCATCCGGCAATAAAAATGCCTGGCCGGTTGGTTCGGTTGGTTCCCGTGTGGGGGTCTCCGACCCGGATAAAGCCGTTGGGAGCTATGTCGAGGCCGAGCATCGAAGCGAGCTGCGTACTGCCTTCGGAAGGTTCCATACCTACCATTAGCACCATCAGATCGAGGGTCATCTTCAAAGGTTTACCCACCAGTGTATCTTCGACTTTAATAAGCAATTGTTTTTCTCTGTTTTCAGAAGCTTCCGACAAACGTCCCCGTACAAATTTGATGTTGTATTTTTCCTGTGCTTCCCGGTAGAGTTCTTCATATCCCGGACCGAACATGCGCATATCCATATAAAAACATAGTATTTCGGTTTCCGGCAACATCTCACGAAGTTCGATGGCTTGTTTGACTGCTGTTACGCAACAGAGTTTGGAACAGTGGTAATTACAAATCTTTTCGTCTCTTGAGCCTACACAATGAATCAATCCGATTCGTTTGGGGATCTGACCGGTAGAGGTGGCTATGTGATGATTGATGAAGAAATTTTCCAGTTCTACGGAAGTGATCACATTTTCGTAGATGCCATACCCATATTCTTCTTTCCGGCGGGCGTTAAATAGGCGGAAGCCACTGGTTACCAATAAGGCATCTCCTTTTAATAAGGCTCCGTCGTTCAGTTCCAGGGTGAATTTATTATTTTCTGTCCGTGAAATTTTGACCGGATAATTTCCCAAATGGAGATGAATATCAGGGCGTTGTATATTTTGGCGGAGACTTTGATTCAGATCACGGGCTTGTTTCCGGTCGGGGAAGAGTTGATACCAGTTATTCAGATTTCCTCCGGTTTCGCTTTCTTTTTCGATCAATTCTACCGTTTCACCTGCCTGAGTCAGCCGGTAGGCTGCCTCACATCCTGCGGGTCCTGCACCTATAATGATAACACACATATTATTTGTTTTTCATTCTATATTCGGTTGTTTACAATGGAGTGGGGCAGATCAGACTTTGAGATAAGTGGGACACTGGGGATGTCCCATATCCTCACCCCGGATATTTTTATATTTAGCCTCCGGATCATATCGGATACCCATTTTATCCAATAGAGGCTCGACGCTGACCTGATGCATTTGCAGGCCGATCTCCCAGGGATCGTATCCTAAAACCAAAGCCGCCACTTCTTCATAGGTCAGAACAGGGATACCGTAACCATCCGGACCGTAAGTGGTACCTTCCATTTCACTGATGGTGTATTGCCACTTGTCCAGAAACATGGCACAACCCGGGCAATTGGTAATAATAAAGTCCGGTTCATAGGGTTGCATGGATTCGAATTTCTTTTTCGAATTTGCGACAGAGAATCCCCGGTTGGCTAATACCAGGTAATTCCGGAAACCGAATCCGCAACAGTGTCGTCTTTCGGGGTAGTCGACCGGTTGGCCTCCCCAAGCGGAGACCATTCCCGACAATACAGCAGGAAATTCTGCCCCCCCGATGCCTTTGCTGGGAAACATTTTAGCGTAATGACAACCGATGTGGTCGACTACTTGCAAAGGGCGTCCGGTGTGTATATCTACCAGACTATATTTTTTCTGAGCTGCAATTTCATTTCTGAATTTATAGATGACATCGGAAGTATGTGCCAGGTTCTTCGGCTTTTGGAATTCCCGTTTCGTTGCTTTCCATAAAAATTCCCGGGTCTTTTCTTCCCATTCGGGATGAGTCTCCCAGGTATGCAGGATTTCTGTATAAATACCGAAAGAAGTAATGCAGGAGGGAGTCATATTTTCGAATCCGGCTTCAGTCATCAAAGCAAAATGACGGGCGACGACGGTCATGATAGTCTCGATCGGTACGACATCGGAATGATAACCGATACCTGTGCAAGTCGTGTGTCGCGGATCGTCGAGAACAGTTTTTCCCAATTTATTATTCAGTATATCCAGATAAGCCCATTCGGACCCTGGAAAAAAAGTCTGACGAATACAACTTCTCGCATAATAATACCGATCATCAGCAATCTCTTTCTGATAATCATTCCATATTTGTTGTTTACCTTCCAGATTCATTTCTTTTTCCTCTTTCTGTATTTCTCCTTTTCTCTCTTTTTTCCCTTCTTTCTTTCTAGCCTCTAGCTTCTAGCCTTTCGCTTTTTACCTCCCCCCATGTCTCCCATTGTTATCCGTATAAGTATGCAGAAAATAACTTTCCGGGTCCATCCCTTCTTCCTCGGCTTTTTGGAGGGAATAGGTTTCGATATTCTCCATGAATTCCGATCCTCCGGTTACTTCGAAGATTTGTTTCAGTTCGTTGAGCGAGTCGTCGTCGACTTTTCTTAAGGCGCCGGCTCCCGTTTGTTTGTAATTCGAATGTGTTCGTTCGTATACCTCGTCGCGGTGTTCATAAATCCATTCCCAGACAGGACCTTGTTCCGGATGCATTTCCGGTTTCACAATATCGGGAGTGACGCAATAGCCGTAATTCAGTATGTTATTTCCTAATATTCTTTTCAGGGCAAATTGCTGACGTCCTTTTTCAGATTCGGTAAACCATCCTTTTTCCTGTGATAATCTGCGTAGTGCCATGATGATTCCGCCGGGTGTATTACAGCGTGGACAACGGGTTTTGCACGACATACATTCTCCGCAATACCAAATCGTATCGGATTTCAGTAACCCTTCGATACTCTCTTCGTCCTGGCGTTGGACTGTGTCGGCTATTATTCGGGGATCATAATTGTAAAATTCGGCAGAAGGGCAAATAGCTGTACAAACTCCACAGTTCATACAACTATTTAAGCTTTCTATATAGTGAATATCTTTTTTTAAACTGTCTATTAAGGACATGATTTTACCATTTATTTAAAATGAATGCCAAAAAGGCATATCGAATCACATGCAAAGGTATCCTGATCATGCTGGAAAATAAAGATGGTAAATGCGTATTAGGCGGTGGTGTTTATACTTACAACCTGAGAATTGGAGAAGGAGCGAATTAAAGTTTGTTCTTCTTTTCTCCATTGTTCCTGAGAAAACGTAGAATTATTCTGTTACTTACTCGTCTTCGGTGTTCGTGTTTGGGGACGCGGTCGCTTCTGTCGGTCATCTAGCTTTTTCTTTCACTGACCGGCGGAACTCCTCGCAGGCTCGTCAGACACCACCGGTCGGTCGTTCAGAAAAAGCAAGACGACACTCGCCAGAGCTCCAATGGTCCCCGAACACGAACACCTCCGACTTACGTTATCACTGCCGGGCAAGCTAAACCGAACCTGAAAACCATAAATTTCAGCAAAAAAAGATTTTCCGATAAAATAACCCAATTATCCATAATCCGATAGAGGTGAGCCGGTCTGACGGTATAAAACCCGGAATCGGAATAGAAAGAAAAAAAATGAACCTACGTTTTTTGATGACTTTATCTGTTTAATTATATGGAGGTAATTGATAAGTAAAAGTTCGCTGGTCTTCCTTTCGTATCTTATGAGATAGATCAATATGCCGGAAAGCTGAAAAATAAGATTGCTCAGACTAGTTTATCCGGATTCTTCTTGATGAAATCGTTCCAGGATTTACAGGTATGCCCTGCTGAAGTCAGCGGATTACAACTTTGCAGATAATGACAATAAGCGATAGCAATAGCATCTGTTTCGTCCAGCATTTCTGAGGTGGTGTGTAAAGTCATAAACTTACCTAGTAAAAGGGCGATTTGTTCTTTTGAGGCGGTTCCCGAACCGGTAACACTCATTTTAATCTTCCGTGGAGCATATTCGAAAATGGGGATATCTCTTTGGAGAGCAGCTGCAATAGCAACCCCTTGAGCCCGGCCGAGTTTTAGCATGGATTGAACGTTCTTTCCATAAAACTGAGCTTCTATCGCCAGTTCATCCGGTTGATAACTATCGATCACTTGTAGGGTACGGCTGAATATCCGCTGAAGTTTGATATAAGGGTCTGTAATTTTAATCATATCTACAATTCCCGATACTACTAATTCCGGTTTTTGGTTTTTTCCGAATACTTTGATGATCGCATATCCCATAAAGTTGGTACCGGGGTCGATTCCCATAATTAATTTTTCCATAACTTTAGATTTCTGTCAATATACTACTAAAGCATAAATACCGATTAGAAAAAATTTGGATAATCTTTTTTTCTATATCCGGCAGCCATTCATCCAAAAAGTGGTTTTGTTGTTCTTCGGAATTGAAAACCAACTGTAAGGAATAAGTTTTACCTTCGGGCTGATCGATCGATACTTTGGTGAAGATAATATCTTCACAAAGGCGGTTGGTCTGAAGTACGGAAATATAGTTCTTCCGGATAAAACCGATCCATGCTGTTTCGATGTCTTCATCGATGATAAAACTGGTATTGTAAATGATTCGCATAAAATTCGTTTTAAAGGTTATTTACCTCTGTTTGTTCTCCGGCTTCCAGATCCCGGTAGAGTTTGGCTGCTTCAATACTGTAAACACTACCCGAATAATCGGTGACGAGTAACCGATACAATTCTTTCGCTTGTTGCAGTTCTTTTTGTTTTCTCTTCAGACCGGCAAGTTGGAATAAAGCTTCGGCCTTGATATATACTTGTTCCGAACGATCTTTTAATTCGCTTAGTAACTTGGCAGCCTCTTCATCCTGGAAACATGCGCAGAGCGACCGGGCTTTTTGCAGGGTGGCGTAATCGGAGATACCCGGCGAACAGTGCCCGATCAGGCTGTCCAATCGGGGGAGAACTTCTTGAAACTGTTGTTTATAAAGCAGATATTCTGTGCGTCCCATTTTTTCTAAATCCCGGTTATCCCCTTCTGCCTCATAATTCATATGGATGAAATGGGACATTTGGATAGCATCGTTAGAGATCAGCTTACTTGTTGCTCCTTTCAATACATCGAACTGAGCTTTTGCCCACAAGAGATCACCTGCATAATAAGCTAACATTGCCTTTTTCAGTTTGGCCTCATACCCGATGTCATTGTTCGGATTTGCCTTTTCAAGCTGGGTATATAGGATAGTCGCTTCCCAGGGATTGTCCATAAAAGTCAATAGATCGGCTCTTTGGGATTTCAGCTGACTCAAAGTGTTGGAATTTAACCTTGGCATCCGGATGGCTTTATCGAGCAAGCGATCGGCCGAATCCGGTCGTTGGAGTCGATAGGCATAGAGCTCGGCCAATAAAGAGAGAATGTCTATATTGGTCGGAGTATAACCGAATTCCTGCATATATTTCTCACAATCTCCGGCTATTTGCAGGTAGTCTGAACGGTCGGCAGGACTTTGCCGGAGTTGTTCATACCGACAAGTTAATATACCTTTACGGGCCGGAAGGTAAAACGGATTGTTCTCCTTGCCTTTGCCGAGGATCTTTTGGTAAGCTATGGTGGCTTGGTCGAAAGCTTTATTGTTTATCGCATCGAGAGCTATATTCAAAAAAATATGCAGTTTATTTTCAGACTTGTTATTTAATAATACAGCATGTTGAAGTGCCAGGAGATAATTCCGGATTTGTAGATTATACCATACAGCCAATTCATCAAAAACCGGGAGATAATCCGTCTTCTGGCATAAGGATTTCAGTGTTTTTTCGATCACCGGGTCTATACTATTGACAATGTCGTTCGAACGGGCAAAACTTAGCTGGGCGGTAATATTGTCGATACTCCCCGGGTTCAGTTCCAGGGTGCGGACAAAGAGAGGCATCATCTGTTCGTAATCTCTTTCCATCAGATAGCAATCCCCTAATTCTTTCAGAAAGGCATCCGGTTTTTTCAAAAGTATCCGGCCTTGCTGATAAGTCTTGATCGCCCAGCTATATTCCCGGATATTTTTAAATTTATTGGCCAGATTAATGATTGCTGTATTTTGCGGAATAATTTTTTTGATTGCTTTCCCGTAACATTCCTCCGATTTATTGGTTTTCCCTTGTTGTTGATAGATATAGCCCAGGTCGATCAGAAAATCTTTATTGCTATCGTCGGTTTTCAGTAATTTTTTCAGGGTATCTTCGGCTTTGTCGTATTCTTTACCATTAATCAGGCAGATAATATAATAATCCAGAAAATTTGCCGAGTGTGTGCGTTCGTATAATTTCAAAAATTTTTCGGCAGCTTTATCGTATTCTTTGGCTTGATAATAGGTATAGGCCAATTGAGAATCACTTTGTTGGGCCAGTGTATAAATAGAAGTGAATAGCAAAAAAAGAATGACAATAAATTTCATAAACCCCGATACATTTGCTTACAAAGATACGGATTTCTCAGCTATTTCCTATTTTAAAAAGTAAAGGAGCTATCTTCTAAGTCAAATTTTTAACTTCTAAGATAGCTCCCATTCTTTGCCTTCGGCATCTAATACCTTTTAACCTTTAACCCATCGCCTCTGGCTTTTTTTAGTCCATCACTTTTAGTCTTTACTTTTTACCTTATCATCTCTGTCCCCATAAACGTCTGCAACACCTCCGGTAGCCGTATACCTTCTTCGCATTGATAGTTTTCCAATAAGGCAGCGACAATCCGGGGAAGAGCCAGTGAACTTCCGTTCAGCGTATGGCAGGTTGTCGTTTTCTTATCTCCCTTGTCTTTGAACCGTAATTTCAAGCGGTTGGCCTGGAATTCCTCGAAATTGGATACAGAGCTGACTTCCAACCATTTTTCCTGTGCTTTGGAATAGACTTCAAAATCGAAAGTCAGGGCAGAGGTGAAACTGATATCTCCACCACATAAGCGAACGATGCGATAGGGAAGGCCTAGCTTGATCAGCAGGCTCTCCACATGTTTCACCATACCTTCCAGGGCCTCGTAGGATACTTCGGGACGGGTGATCTGGACAATTTCAACTTTATCGAATTGATGTAACCGGTTCAATCCTCTTACATCTTTGCCGTAAGAACCGGCTTCCCGGCGGAAACAAGCGGAATAAGCGGTATTTTTTACCGGTAGCTGGTCTCCGTCCAGAATGACGTCGCGGTAAATGTTGGTTACCGGAACTTCGGCAGTCGGGATCAGATAGAGATTGTCTTCGTTGACATAGTACATCTGACCGTCTTTGTCCGGTAACTGTCCGGTTCCGTAGCCAGAGTCGGCATTCACCATCAGGGGTGGTTGTACCTCTTGATAACCGGCTTTGATATTTTCATCCAGGAAGAAATTGATCAATGCCCGTTGCAGTCGTGCTCCCAGGCCTTTATACAGGGGAAAACCGGCACCGGTGATTTTTACACCGGTTTCGAAATCGATCAAATCATATTTCCTGGCAAGTTCCCAATGGGGCAGATCGTTTTCATGCTTTTGGGGTATGTTGTCGACAATTTTAACGATCTCATTGTCTGCTTCAGACTTTCCTTTAGCCACAGAGGCATGGGGCATATTGGGCAGGCGGAGCAAAATGTCGGTTAATTCGTTGCTGACTTCGGTGCGCCGGCTATTCAATCCCGCAATAGCTGATTTCAGATCGGCCGTTTCCTGGCGGGCTTTTTCTGCGGCTTCTTTTTGTCCCGATTGCATCAGTTTACCGATTTCTTTGGCGATGATATTCATTTGAGCCTGTTTGGCTTCTGCCTCCTGTTGTAAGGATTTTCGCTGGTTGTCGAGAGCGATGATTTTTTCAACGGATTCACGGGCATCAAAATTTTTTACAGCCAGGCGCTCTATGACGGTTTCTTTATTTTCCTGGATAAATTTCAGATTCAACATAATTTGAATATTTTAGATTTACGATTTCAGACGGACAATGTATTCAAGGGTAAGCTGACTGTTAATCGTTCCACCTTCTATCGTTACTCATTCCTTATTTTCGAAGGGTAAAATTATAAAAAAAACTCCTGTATCCGGGCAGAATACAGGAGTTTAATATTTCATATCTTTTCAGTTTATTCTGCAGCAGCTTCCACTGAAACGAACGATTTGTTGTTTCTTTTCTTTCTGAAAACAACTGTTCCGTCGATCAGAGCGAATAAAGTATGATCTTTACCGATACCTACGTTTTCACCCGGATTATGTACAGTACCTCTTTGGCGAACCAGGATATTTCCTGCTTTAGCAAATTGTCCACCCCAGATTTTTACTCCTAATCGTTTGCTTTCTGATTCACGGCCGTTCTTTGAACTACCGACTCCTTTCTTATGTGCCATATCGTATTAATAATTTAGAAGTTACAAAATAATAAAATCACTCTACAGAGCTTAAGCGTTGATAGATTCGATTTGAATCTGAGTCAGATATTGACGGTGACCGTTCTTTCTTTCGAAAGTTTTTCTTCTTTTCTTTTTGAAGATGATCACTTTATCCCCTTTCAGGTGGCTCAATACTTTTGCGGTAACTTTTGCGCCTTCTACTTTCGGTGTACCGATCTTAACCTGACCGTCATTGTCCACTAAAAGAACACTGTCGAATTCTATCTGAGCGCCTTCTTCGGCTGCCAGTCTGTGAACATAAACCTTACGGTCTTTTTCTACTTTAAATTGCTGTCCTGCAATTTCAACAATAGCGTACATTTGTTTTGTTGTTTTAATGTTAATACCATGGGGTGGGTTATGAACCGCTTATTGTACCCCTGAGGAAAATTTTCAGGTCGCAAATTTAATGCTTATTTTCGGTGAAACAAATATTTGTTAGAAAAAAATCATCGCTTCGGGAGAAGAAAAATCAGATATTTACAAAATTAAAATTTTGGAAAAATGAACGAATGTTTATATTTGCAATACTAAAACAAATTGTGCTATAAGGAGTATTTTTTATGGTGATTAATGGGATATGGAGGAAAAAGATTACGCACTGATTAGTGATAGGGAATTAGTCGATCGGTTACTTATCGGTGATGAAGAGATTGTCCGTTATTTGTTTTTTGATAAATGTACGCCGATGTTCAATTATATACTGCATCGGTTTTGTCCTTGTCAACTCGATAAAAACGAGCTGATCAACGAGTTGTATCTTTATTTGCAATCGGATAATTGGTATAAACTTCGGCAGTTCGATTTCCGGAGTAAACTGACGACCTGGTTGACGGTTGTTGCTGTACGTTTTTTTCAAAAAAGAAAAGGGGTACTGATGGATTATCGGAATCAATCGGCTCCAATAAAAGAAGAAGAGAAAGTTTTTGATTTTTTACCGGAACTGATCAGTAAGATGGACGTCTGGAATGCTATTCGTAAAATGAATAATGAACGATATCGTCAGGTGTTGGTCGATTTGGAGTTAAAGGACCTCGACCCGAAAGTGTTAGCCCGGGAAATGAATGTAACTGTGGAAAATTTGTATAACATCCGGCATCGGGCTGTAAAACAGTTAATAGCAGTAATAAGAGAGGAGGAACATTATGTTTGATCGTCTGGACTCTTTATCGGATGAGCTTTTGGCTGCTTATCTGGATGGGAATACTACTCCTGAGGAGAATCTGAAAATATGGCAGGTCCTGCAGCATGACGGACAAGAGAGAGAGGCTTTCGAGGTGGCTTGCAATAGTCTCGATATTCCGGTGTTTTTTGCTGCATCGTCTTGTCGGAATCTGTGTGTGATTCGTTCTGAACTTGCTGTATTACAAAAGCGAGGGAAAGAGGTGACGGAAGAGGAACTGATACAGATTGCGCTGAAGCAGCATTGGTATGAGGAGGAGAAAGGGACTCCTTTGAAATATATCGGAAAATTGGTCGAGAGTTTCGGATTGAAGGTGGAGAGACGCTTCTGCCGGGAGATAAACGAATTGTTCCGGGAGTTAGAACAAGGGCACGATGTCATTGCTTGTGTCGATGGTGGTGAGCTGAGCGGGAATCTTGAACAGGAGGAATTCGAGGATCGCTGGATTGGGGAAATACCCGATCACGTAGTCCTCGTTCGTAACATAGATTATTCGGAACCGCCTCGGGTCGAAGTCTACGATGTTGCGATGGAAGAGCCTGTCCGGTATTATCCTTTGGATCGTTTTATCGATAGTTGGAAAGATTCGAAATATTATATGATTAGTATAAAATAATAAGTTAAGTTATGGTAAGACCTGCTGATTATATTCATCCGGAAGATGAAGCTGCACGCCGGAATATGGAAGCTATCCCTGGGTTTGCAGCAGCGATGAAATTGTTTATGCGTTATTATGACGAGCAGATTGTGCACGGTATGAATATGGCGAATAAAATTCGGCTTTCACCGACTCAGCTGCCTGAAATTTATCAGAAATTGCCTCCGATTTGTCAAAGGCTCTCAATTTCAGAACCTGAGTTTTATCTCGAAATGGATCCTTATCCGAATGCTTATGCGATGGGGGATACCCGGACGATGGTGACTGTGACTTCGGGATTGCTGGAATACCTCACCGATGAAGAAGTCTCTTCGGTTATAGCCCACGAATGCGGACATATCGCTTGCCGGCACATGCTTTACCATACCCTGGCTTCGACTTTACTCAGGAATATAGAACGTATGGGAATACTGGGAAATGCAGTGATGCCGGTGTATTGGGCTTTGCAATACTGGAGCAGGCGAAGTGAACTGTCGGCAGATCGTGCAGGTGCTGTCGCTTTAGGGAGTATAGAGAAAGTGGTCGAAGTACAGCTTCGGCTAGCCGGTGGTCCGCGGGAGATTACTCAAAATGTGAATGTCGAAGAGTTTGTAAAACAAGCCGATTATTATGATACGCTGCAAAACAATACTTGGGATAAATTGTTACAGAATTATGCTATTTTAGGAGCTTCTCATCCTTTTACGGCAATTCGGGTACGTGAGATTCTGAAATGGGGTAAAACAGAACAATGTCAGCGAATATTGAAAAATATAAAATTGGAACAAGACGGACTGATTTGCCCTAACTGTGGAAAGCCTTTAGAAAAGGATTGGATTTATTGTAAACATTGTGGTTTCAAATTAAAATAAAAGAATATGTTGTTTGATAAAGAAGGAATACTGAACATCGATGAATTGGTTGCTCAGCGGCCGACATTCAGGAAAATAATGGAAGATCAGATCGTAACAGACGACGAGCTGACAAATCAGGCTAATCTGGTGGTTAATTTATTAAAAAAATTGGAACAGACTCTTTCGCCCGGTCAATTGAGTGAGGTAGAGAATCTTTTGGCAGAAATGAGTGTATTGTATGCTATCCATCAGTACAAGGAAATTCAGGATTTAAAACTTTAAAAGCTAGGCTATGGGAACGTTTAAATCAACAAAGACATTTTTTGCTTCACCGGAGATTATTCCGGCTATAGTTAAAGATATAACCGGGACTTTTACTAATGAGGGTTACCAGGTACAGGCTCAGGATCTGATTAGCGGTGGGTATGATATCTCGATTACGAAAGGGAATATGTTTAAAGCTGTATTGGGAATGAAAACTGCATTGAAAGTCCATATTTATCCGGCAAACGAACAGATTCGGGTCGATGCCGGAGTCGGGAT
Coding sequences within it:
- the rpmA gene encoding 50S ribosomal protein L27, with amino-acid sequence MAHKKGVGSSKNGRESESKRLGVKIWGGQFAKAGNILVRQRGTVHNPGENVGIGKDHTLFALIDGTVVFRKKRNNKSFVSVEAAAE
- a CDS encoding tetratricopeptide repeat protein, with product MKFIVILFLLFTSIYTLAQQSDSQLAYTYYQAKEYDKAAEKFLKLYERTHSANFLDYYIICLINGKEYDKAEDTLKKLLKTDDSNKDFLIDLGYIYQQQGKTNKSEECYGKAIKKIIPQNTAIINLANKFKNIREYSWAIKTYQQGRILLKKPDAFLKELGDCYLMERDYEQMMPLFVRTLELNPGSIDNITAQLSFARSNDIVNSIDPVIEKTLKSLCQKTDYLPVFDELAVWYNLQIRNYLLALQHAVLLNNKSENKLHIFLNIALDAINNKAFDQATIAYQKILGKGKENNPFYLPARKGILTCRYEQLRQSPADRSDYLQIAGDCEKYMQEFGYTPTNIDILSLLAELYAYRLQRPDSADRLLDKAIRMPRLNSNTLSQLKSQRADLLTFMDNPWEATILYTQLEKANPNNDIGYEAKLKKAMLAYYAGDLLWAKAQFDVLKGATSKLISNDAIQMSHFIHMNYEAEGDNRDLEKMGRTEYLLYKQQFQEVLPRLDSLIGHCSPGISDYATLQKARSLCACFQDEEAAKLLSELKDRSEQVYIKAEALFQLAGLKRKQKELQQAKELYRLLVTDYSGSVYSIEAAKLYRDLEAGEQTEVNNL
- a CDS encoding RNA polymerase sigma factor — its product is MEEKDYALISDRELVDRLLIGDEEIVRYLFFDKCTPMFNYILHRFCPCQLDKNELINELYLYLQSDNWYKLRQFDFRSKLTTWLTVVAVRFFQKRKGVLMDYRNQSAPIKEEEKVFDFLPELISKMDVWNAIRKMNNERYRQVLVDLELKDLDPKVLAREMNVTVENLYNIRHRAVKQLIAVIREEEHYV
- the rplU gene encoding 50S ribosomal protein L21; protein product: MYAIVEIAGQQFKVEKDRKVYVHRLAAEEGAQIEFDSVLLVDNDGQVKIGTPKVEGAKVTAKVLSHLKGDKVIIFKKKRRKTFERKNGHRQYLTQIQIESINA
- a CDS encoding M48 family metallopeptidase, translated to MVRPADYIHPEDEAARRNMEAIPGFAAAMKLFMRYYDEQIVHGMNMANKIRLSPTQLPEIYQKLPPICQRLSISEPEFYLEMDPYPNAYAMGDTRTMVTVTSGLLEYLTDEEVSSVIAHECGHIACRHMLYHTLASTLLRNIERMGILGNAVMPVYWALQYWSRRSELSADRAGAVALGSIEKVVEVQLRLAGGPREITQNVNVEEFVKQADYYDTLQNNTWDKLLQNYAILGASHPFTAIRVREILKWGKTEQCQRILKNIKLEQDGLICPNCGKPLEKDWIYCKHCGFKLK
- a CDS encoding cysteine peptidase family C39 domain-containing protein, with protein sequence MFDRLDSLSDELLAAYLDGNTTPEENLKIWQVLQHDGQEREAFEVACNSLDIPVFFAASSCRNLCVIRSELAVLQKRGKEVTEEELIQIALKQHWYEEEKGTPLKYIGKLVESFGLKVERRFCREINELFRELEQGHDVIACVDGGELSGNLEQEEFEDRWIGEIPDHVVLVRNIDYSEPPRVEVYDVAMEEPVRYYPLDRFIDSWKDSKYYMISIK
- the serS gene encoding serine--tRNA ligase, producing MLNLKFIQENKETVIERLAVKNFDARESVEKIIALDNQRKSLQQEAEAKQAQMNIIAKEIGKLMQSGQKEAAEKARQETADLKSAIAGLNSRRTEVSNELTDILLRLPNMPHASVAKGKSEADNEIVKIVDNIPQKHENDLPHWELARKYDLIDFETGVKITGAGFPLYKGLGARLQRALINFFLDENIKAGYQEVQPPLMVNADSGYGTGQLPDKDGQMYYVNEDNLYLIPTAEVPVTNIYRDVILDGDQLPVKNTAYSACFRREAGSYGKDVRGLNRLHQFDKVEIVQITRPEVSYEALEGMVKHVESLLIKLGLPYRIVRLCGGDISFTSALTFDFEVYSKAQEKWLEVSSVSNFEEFQANRLKLRFKDKGDKKTTTCHTLNGSSLALPRIVAALLENYQCEEGIRLPEVLQTFMGTEMIR